TTTTGGATCCTAGCACAATTCAGTCATGACTTGTTAACAACTATGCATTAGGAGATGGGATGCTGATATGTATTAGTTTGTTTCCATTGTATAATTTTGTCATTTTGCAACATGTGAGAGCATTACATTCCACTTAGCTAAGGACCAAACCAATGACATATTACTTAAGAATCAATATCAATTAATTACATGAAATAAGAATTAATAGAACAATGCTAGTGTCACAGTTGTGTTAATAAAATTAGTTTATTATGGCTATATTATCTGCTTGTAATGTATCCTTCAATAACTTTGCAATTTCAACTTTTATACTACAAACTGCAAAGATTATAGGAAAAATAATGAATCTTATCAATATGATTGAGCTAAacctccttttgtattcaatccacaTCCTAAAATTTACTTGTCCTTGACCGTTCTTGTAGAATAGCTTATCCTGTTGTGATTAGCTTACGTTATGATTTTATTAGGTGCAGTTACACTCTTTAATTCATGGGCATGTATTGTGTTTTTGTAGACTCAATTATTTAGGTAGTTTTCCACACAACCATTGAATATGTTCATTTTCTGCTTACATCTCGAGTACCAGAAAAATGCTATATGACCCATCTTTAGCTCACACATATAGTTATTCAGTCCATACTTTGTATCTTTTTTAACACATtactacaaattttactgtttttcttaGAGATTCATAATATGTATACTCGCCACACACAGTAGTATATTTTtagatgcatcggaatataaaactattgTCAAGAAACCCGGCTTTTCCTTCCTTTTATAGGAAAATAATATTTAATGCAAATGTATGCGGATGTTGCCTATTATGAATACTCTATACAGCAGTTGTGGATGTCCTATCATGAGAAAGATGGAATAAAACGTAATCACATCACTACAAAGTGTCATAGCTGAAGTGTAGCAAAACAGAACAGTGGCAATCACTTACTGATAACTATCTCCAGTTGTTACACATGCAGTTTCACCAATACAAAATAGGtaggaaatcaaaaataaaaacaatctttctgaaaataaaaatgaagcatGAATACAGATTTCCAAAAACGTCATGTTTATTTACACACATTAAGGAAACTATCCACAATGGAAACATCTTTGAATAAAATGCAGGAAATATTTAGTACTCATGTTCTGAGCTCTCCCAAGTGTTGTACTTGTGTATACGAATAACTGGATTCGAATCATAAGACctaatgtttgtttacctatttcattttgtgtagaACTTACATGGTATTAAATACTGAAAAAATAATTAGGACCTTTAGTGCATAACACTTATCTACATCATCTCTCAATCATGTAAAGAGCtctgtgaaacaaaaaaaatttgcaaaaaatatAGCTATTGTGCACTGGTGTAAAGGGCAGCCAAGAACAATGAATTTATTAGATTACACATTTTAGCATCTGACCCATTTATGTGAAGATGCACTGATGAGCAAAAATGTCATGAATACTCCCTGTGAGGAGAATGAATGTCACATGTTGTACATACATGATGCAATAAGCAGATTACAAGTATACAAGCAGACCAGAAATTAACAAGGAATTGTTCTACCAATTACATGGGTCACGAACATGTAAGCCCAATGACATAAGTGACTTTATTAAAGAGTAGGTTACAGTGGCATTGCAGTTGGGAACTAGAACCTCAAAAGTGGTGAAGCTGGATCTATGCTACTGTTGTGAACGTTTGTGGAAAGTGGCTGAAAGGTGATAAATCAATAACCTTATGAGAACATGTAATGCACATATCCATCACAAATCATGGAGGTCAGGGGCTTGCCTGCTCTGTGAAGCTGGACATGTGGCAATATGTAGCATATCTAATTACAGAAAACAATGCTTGAGCAGCCATGCACGTTTCTGAACCCACAATTcaatgtacattgttgaacacaggGCTCCACAACATATGGTAACTGTATGTTTCCATACCAATCCACCAAAATGTTCAATTGCAATTGCAGTGGGCAAGGGATCATTGAGGCTATAATGAAGGTCAATGCAAATGTCAACTGTCAGGATGGatgacatttcctgttacaccaggtcAGCTGCCACATTCAGATATGCTATATCTAGGTGAATGGCACCAGGTGGAGTGCCCATTATGCTATGGGGACAGTCACTCGGGCTCCTTTGGGACATCTGGTAGTAATTGAAGGGATCATGACAGTTGCCGGCTGTGACCTTTGTAGCTACCGCATAGCTTCCTTCATGCCAGGATATTATCTCCCATGGTGAAGGCATCTTCCaggaggataactgtccatgtcacacgtGCAGACATGTACAGAACGACTCCACAGTGGTCTGAGTAGCATGGTACCTAACACATCTTGACCACACCATGTAGCTGATCTGAACATGTGGAATGCAAATGGTATAACATTCATCCCGAAACACATAAATGACATGTCAAGTCCATATCATGAAGAACTGTCGAAGTATTGTGTTCCGAAGGTGcacaaacatgctattaagcacATTGCTATATTTGTTGTTACGTTTACTGACATCTCTTGAGAAAACATATCTCTGAGTAAAATAATTGTTATAACCATGTTTCTCCAGTGTTAAGTCTACTAGCGTGAATGAAGGAGGTGCCATTAAtatatttttactgtcactgtttctAAAATACAGAGTAACAAGTACTACATGATGACTATGCAAGTCAACACACATCCTTGGAATTATACTGAATATTGCAAGGTACTTATGATTACTGACAAACATATGGATTTATCACAATACACAATCTTCCTGTCTCGAGACTGATAGAAGAACGTAAGTGTTAATGACAAATATACATTTGATTCCTATTTCTGAAGTATTTAGTAATACAATTTCTTGATGTCTCAAGTTGCAGATATGAATTATATCATCACATTATCTGTTACCAATCTATAGTACACATTATTGCACACTGTTTCACAATTAAACCACATTTTTATGTTATTTCACAGGCATTATAATTTATTGTCCCCTTGCTTCATCCATTATTTTACAGGCCTTGAGGGCACCAACCATGAAAACCTATTTACATAAACTACCACTTGCTTGTAGTTTCTTTCTGATGTGCAGTAATGCATGTGTCTTGAGAGTACCCAACTGAGTGCACCTTTTGTCACATATCACATTTGTGGGGTCCCCTTCCAATGTGTTCTAATGCATCTGCCTTGAGATAAGCTGATCTAAGAATGATCACTACATCACAGCGTATATGAATGATGTATCTTGAGATAGCCTGCCCtaacaaaagatttcccacaaatatcAAATTTGTGATGTTTCTTTCCACTGTGAATTAAAGTATGTTTCTTGAGATAACCTAACTGGGCAAACGATGTCACAAATTTCACAAATATTAGGtatctttccagtgtgaattagtgTGTCTtgagatttcccacaaatctcacatgtaCGAGGTTTCTCTCGAGTGTAAAGTGATATGTTTCTTGAGAACGCTTGAGAAAGCAAAAGATTACCAATAAATCTCACATTtaagtttctttccagtgtgaataaaTGCATGTTTCTTGAGATAAGCTGACTgggcaaaagatttcccacaaatatcGCATTTGtggggtttctttccagtgtgaattgatGTGTGTGCCTTGAGATTAGCTGACTGGGTAAACGATttgccacaaatctcacatttatgaGGTTTCTCTCCAGTGTGAATTAATCCATGTTTCTTGAGACTGCCTGCACCAGCAAAACATTGCCCACATATCTCACATTTgtaaggtttctttccagtgtgaagtaAGATGTGCGTTTTGAGTCCACTTGACAaaacaaaagatttcccacaaatctcacatttatgaggtttctttccagtgtgaattaatgagTGTTGCTTGAGATAAGCTGACTGGGCAAAATATTTCCCACAAATATCGCATTTGtggggtttctttccagtgtgaattaatgtgtgtaCCTTGAGATTAGCTGACCGGGTAAACGATTTATCACAAATCACACATTTGTGAGGTttttttccagtgtgaattaatccgTGTTTCTTGAGATTGCCTGCACCAGCAAAAGAAtgtccacaaatctcacatttatgaGGTTTCTTTCCAGCGTGAAGTAATATGTGTGTTTTGAGTCCGCTTGACAaaacaaaagatttcccacaaatctcacatttatgagatttctttccagtgtgaattaataagtGTTTCTTGAGATCGCTCGAGAcaacaaaagatttcccacaaatatcGCATTTGTGAGATTTCTTTCCGGTGTGAAATGATACATGTTGCTTTAGATCGCTTGGAaaagcaaaagatttcccacaactctcacatttgtgaggtttctttccagtgtgaattaatccgTGTTTCTTGAGATTGCCTGCACCAGAAAAAGATttgccacaaatatcacatttgtggGTTCTGTTTGCAGTAAGTAGATTACCCTGGAAACTGACATTAACAGTTGTAGATAAAGTTCCATAATGATTTGTTTCCTCTGTATCATTTGTCAGAAGTGTGTTACCTATGTCATTATCAGACTTGTTTGCAGCTTTCCATGTTTCCTTGTATGAATTCAGCTTATTGAGTTCTGTGACAGAAACTTCTGGCTCACTATCTGAGAAGCTAGTGCTTTGATGCTCATCGCTATAGCCATAATTTTCATGGTTGCCAGCCGTTGAGAAATGGTAATTCTCACTCATTCGCAAATGTTTTTTCAAACTAACATTACTGTGAAATACCTCaccacaccacttacaaacataTAAAGGTGGTAGCATACCATCAATGTGAATAAACACATGCTTTATGAATCTGTATTTTGAAGGAAAGCTCTGTTGGCAGAAATTACAGCTATATACATGTAATTCCTTTTCCCACGTACTACAGTTATATCGCATGGCAACTGAGCAGTTCTTATCAACAGTCATATCTTCTGTATTGGTACCAAACTTGTGTGTTGACTTCTCCATGTCTATCAAGAACTCATCCTGGACCAGTCTATGGTGACAAGTTTCTTCACATGATATGCCACTGCTCCCACCAGTACACTGAGTCAATCTGAAGAGTAAGGAGGTGGATGTTAAATACTGATATacatacaacaaagaaacaatatttagGTGTCCATAAATCCAGTACTATAAGAGAGAATTCATAAAAGTGCAGAAGAAATTGTTAGAGATTTAAAATTGTAATATTCCACCAGAAGGAAGGAACTGATGAGGTAAAAATAATGATTAATCTGAGTCACTGCCAATTTGATCTGAAATTTTTAGATGAGAATTAAAATAATTCACTTTCAAGTGTTACAGTCGTTTTAAAATACAGTGCTACAAATTAATAGTCTACACTGATTTATTAATTGTatacaaaaaaatttcagttacatgtttttactaagagaaataatttttaaatgttcctCTTCTATTATCGCAGCTCTGTAAATGGCTTTCCTTTGCCTGGCAAATACTTTCACCTTTGAAAATTTATTTCACCTagcaaacagtttttttttgtttgattcccAATGAGTCAAGAACTACTGCAAGCATAATTATTTTGGTTAGGTATCTTGTATGGATGTTTATCAGGTGGATAATGACTGTTCATGAACAATAATCAATGTCACATCAATCTATGGAAAAAATGCATACTGATGAATGAATGTGAATGACAAAATTGCAGATGGTTTTAATCTAAGACTATGTTTTTGGCACTGCAACTTATATGAAGCCTTGCACAAATGGAAAAGCTGTCTAAAATGATTGAAATGGTTGTAAATTTTCCAGTATATCTGCAGTGAgactttttgaaaatttttacattTGGTCACCCGACACTGCAGAACACAAATAACTTAAGGACACACACATTAAACACTGCAGGCTGAGACTACATATCGAGTGGCAGTGACAATAGCTAATGCATGAGCTACCCCTGTAGTATCTGGGTCCCATAATTCCACCTGCAGTTAAACCCTTTCCCACAGAACAGAACTGTGATGCCTTTCAGGTCCCCATGTGCATCATGTTGCACATGAAAGATCACAAACTACTGGAGGCATGCATGCTCCAGTGTTTTCTTTTGTTCTGACTGTAACCTTaacttttttgcattgtgtttggtaTATAGTTCTGTTTGGCATGGTATCTGGTAAATTTCGAATGATTTTAAACTCTTAATTGGGATCACACGGGTTTTTTAACGTAACCAGTATCGTTGTGTGTCAGATTCTAGAAGTTGAGAACTGAATCACTAAACGTTGTAACTTTTTAAAACTCAGTTACATGTATTTTCATACATATGGAAGTGAAGTAACAGAATataaataatgaagaaagaaatgaaaaagtatGCAAGTGAGGTTtcaaaaaaatagttttatttccacTATTTTAAGAAATAGAAAGGTAACAATTAAAATTTTAGACTATGCCAGTCAACCATAAACAAACCAGAATAAAAACCAGAATTTCTGGAAAACTTCAACAATACATAAATTTTGATGATAATTATTTATCAATTGTTTAAGAGACCTCCACATAAGCATTGTGTAGGTACTGAGTACTTGTGTCATATCCTTAATCTTTACTGCACAACATTTTTTGTGGCATGTACATTCATAGACTCTTAATGCAGTCATGATGGAAGTGCACATGTATTTTAATAACACACGTACTACAGCCTGAACAGCAACACTGCTGATGGTTTGCAACACTGCTGATGGTTTACACATTTGCTAAAACGTTTGGCACTATAGCTGTTACCTCTACTTTATTCCTTCCTTTGTTCTCTCAATTCTCAAACCAAAGAGCTGTCATTATGAACAAAAACAGTCTCTTACATTCTATCTAGATACTCCAGTACCCCTGTATCATACAACTAGTGCGGTCGGGGGATTAATGGGActtcatcacttttactttgtctTTCGGCTGAGGATGGTTGCGAAGTGCCATTGCATATATACACTAGTTTTGCGATGGGGTCGCCACTCCCAAAGACTACCGCCACTCCCCCCTACAGGGCAGGATTAGTGTGCCCTAACTGCCTACATCCGGTGTAATCCATGGGAAAGTGTGAATGTCTGAAAATGGTTGCAAGCCGTGTAATTGAGACAGAATGTggagaccagcctggtattcacccagtgggatgtggaaaaccgcctaaaaaccacatccaggctggccagtacaCTGGCCATTCATCATTAATCCACCAGATGGATTTGATCCAGGGATGGCGTGCATGCCTGAATCCAGGAAGgtgcgcgttagcgctctcagctaccctggtggGTCGTTTCTTACATTACCGGTGGGTCGTTTCTTACATTACCATGAAAATATTACAATTGGTTCCACCTAGTAAGGAAATATTGTCAATGCATTTGATGCCAGGGTTGGAGACTGAATACAAGCAAGCCTATTAAACCTTTTACTCAGAAAAATTAATATCATGCAAAGAAGGTATgttattttgaacatttttatattatcaaGATTTTGTTTCATCACTGTTGAATCTCATCTAAGATACCTTGAGAGAAAACAAAACTTTGTTTCTTGTACAATGTCTCGATTTCTACCCATCACATCACCACTAAGTTACAGGGCAGGAATCTGCAAAGTAATGTTCTATTGTGTAGCACAAACATTGCTTGGATTGTGCATTTCTCCATTTGAAAGAGTTTCCCCTACCATAAAAGCAGGAATCATGGTGATATGACTGTATCCTCTGTTGTCGttatcatttcctcctcctccaccaccaccaccaccaccaccaccaccaccaccaccaccaccaccaccaccaccaccaccaccaccaccctcttcTGAAATTGTATCACCAATTTCCATCATGTTATGTTGATGAATATTACTGTCAACCAGAACTTCATATACCATTTATCAAAATATATATTAAATGACAGTTGTCTTACTTTCAGAACTCatggatgattggtttgtggggactcaactgcatggtcatcagtcccaattATTGCAgcttttttttacacagtccaatgtagccactgtcacgaatgatgatgatcaaatgatgaggacagTGAAAACACCCAGTCATAACAACACAGCCAGGAATCAGACCCAGGATGCCATATTCCGGAAGCAGCAATGCTACCCAgtagaccacaagctgtggacagAACTCGTGGAGAATAATAAGTCTGTTATGGCTGGTTTGAATGGTTTAGAGATGTGACACACTGCATACTGTAAAAGACACTGACAGAGAATAAACACAAGCTGCTGATAAAAACCCCTGCTGAGCAGTATTTGTTAAACGAGTGTGGTATCTCTGTTGGATGTCACAGTAACTTTATTAAGAATTTACTGAGcgtaaaactatctgaaaagcaACCAGTTTTCATAACGAAGTCGACCCAAGGCGTTTTAAGTGATTATAATTACACTGACAGTGTTCCGGATGCTGATGTGTGAGCTCTACACTTTCCAGGATGCTGTGGCAGTTTAGGGTGTTCATTAACAGTTGTCCTCATCGAGTACACcgaaaaataatttttcactttacgccaaaaggtgaaaatatggcgctataAGCAGTGAGAATGAGACATCAGTGCAGGAAAAGAGGAGAAGCGATCAGACCAATGATACTGGTGGTTCTGGAATGTTTATTTGGATAGGATGAGAAGTTACATCTTCAAAATGCTGTGCAACATGCTGTATCCACGACATGACATGTCATGGTTGCCTACAGCATATTCAGAGTGAGGGGGAGGCGAGAGAGGGCGGCAGTGAGGGGCGAGAGAGGGCGGCAGTGAGTGGGGGTGGAGAAAGGACGTAAACAacaggggggtgggggagaggacgaggacgggaacggcggggggtgggggagaggacgaggacgaggacgggaacggcggggggtgggggagaggacgaggacgaggacgggaacggcggggggtgggggagaggacgaggacgaggacgggaacggcggggggtgggggagaggacgAGGAcggcggggggtgggggagaggacgaggacgggaacggcggggggcggggggtgggggagaggacgaggacgggaacggcggggggcggggggtgggggagaggacgaagacgggaacggcggggggcgggggaaaggacgaggacgggaacggcggggggcgggggaaAGGACGAGGACGGGAACgtcgggggcggggggtgggggagggggcgaggacGAGGACGGtaacggcggggggcggggggtgggggagggggcgagggcgaggacgggaacggcggggggtgggggagggggcgagggcgaggacgggaacggcggggggtgggggagggggcgagggcgaggacggcggggggtgggggagggggcgagggcgaggacgggaacggcggggggcggggggtgggggagggggcgagggcgaggacgggaacggcggggggcggggggtgggggagggggcgagggcgagggcgaggacgggaacggcggggggcggggggagggggcgaggacgggaacggcggggggcggggggtgggggtgggggcggggggagggggcgaggacgggaacggcggggggcggggggtggggggtgggggtgggggaggggggagggggcgaggacgaggacgggaacggcggggggcggggggtggggggtgggggtgggggaggggggagggggcgaggacgaggacgggaacggcggggggcggggggagaggacgaggacgggaacggcggggggcggggggtgggggacgaggacgggaacggcggggggcggggggcggggggcagggggcgaggacgggaacggcggggggcggggggcagggggcgaggacgggaacggcggggggcgggggggagggggcgaggacgggaacggcggggggcgggggggagggggcgaggacgggaacggcggggggcgggggggagggggcgaggacgggaacggcggggggcgggggggagggggcgaggacgggaacggcggggggcgggggggagggggcgaggacgggaacggcggggggcgggggggagggggcgaggacgggaacggcggggggcgggggggagggggcgaggacgggaacggcggggggcgggggggagaggacgaGGACGGTaacggcggggggcgggggagggggcgaggacggtaacggcggggggcgggggagggggcgagggcgaggacgaggacgggaacggcggggggcgggggacgaggacgggaacggcggggggcgggggacgaggacgggaacggcggggggcgggggggaggacgggaacggcgggggggagggggcgaggacgggaacggcggggggagggggcgaggacgggaacggcggggggagggggcgaggacgggaacggcggggggcgggggggagggggcgaggacgggaacggcggggggcgggggggagggggcgaggacgggaacggcggggggcgggggggagggggcgaggacgggaacggcggggggcgggggggagggggcgaggacgggaacggcggggggcggggggagggggcgaggacgggaacggcgggggcggggggagaggacgggaacggcggggggcggggggagaggacgggaacggcggggggcggggggagaggacgggaacggcggggggcggggggagaggacgggaacggcggggggcggggggcggggggagaggacgggaacggcggggggcggggggagaggacgggaacggcggggggcggggggagaggacgggaacggcgggtggggggagaggacgggaacggcggggggcggggggagaggacgggaacgggggggcggggggaggcgacgggaacggcggggggcggggggagcggacgggaacggcggggggcggggggagaggacgggaacggcgggggcggggggagaggacgggaacggcggggggcggggggagaggacgggaacggcggggggcggggggagaggacgggaacggcggggggcggggggagaggacgggaacggcggggggcggggggagaggacgggaacggcggggggcggggggagaggacgggaacggcggggggcggggggagaggacgggaacggcggggggcggggggagaggacgggaacggcggggggcggggggagaggacgggaacggcggggggcggggggagaggacgggaacggcggggggcggggggagaggacgggaacggcggggggcggggggagaggacgggaacggcggggggcggggggagaggacgggaacggcggggggcggggggagaggacgggaacggcggggggcggggggagaggacgggaacggcggggggcggggggagaggacgggaacggcggggggcggggggagaggacgggaacggcggggggcggggggagaggacgggaacggcggggggcggggggagaggacgggaacggcggggggcggggggagaggacgggaacggcggggggcggggggagaggacgggaacggcggggggcggggggagaggacgggaacggcggggggcggggggagaggacgggaacggcggggggcggggggagaggacgggaacggcggggggcggggggagaggacgggaacggcggggggcggggggagaggacgggaacggcggggggcggggggagaggacgggaacggcggggggcggggtgagaggacgggaacggcggggggcggggtgagaggacgggaacggcggggggcggggtgagaggacgggaacggcggggggcggggtgagaggacgggaacggcggggggcggggtgagaggacgggaacggcggggggcggggggagaggacgggaacggcggggggcggggggagaggacgggaacggcggggggcggggggagaggacgggaacggcggggggcggggggagaggacgggaacggcggggggcggggggagaggacgggaacggcggggggcggggggagaggacgggaacggcggggggcggggggagaggacgggaacggcggggggcggggggagaggacgggaacggcggggggcggggggagaggacgggaacggcggggggcggggggagaggacgggaacggcggggggcggggggagaggacgggaacggcggggggcggggggagaggacgggaacggcgggggcggggggagaggacgggaacggcggggggcggggggagaggacgggaacggcggggggcggggggagaggacgggaacggcgggggggcggggggagaggacgggaacggcgggggggcggggggagaggacgggaacggcgggggggcggggggagaggacgggaacggcgggggggcggggggagaggacgggaacggcgggggggcggggggagaggacgggaacggcgggggggcggggggagaggacgggaacggcgggtggcggggggagaggacgggaacggcgggtggcggggggagaggacgggaacggcggggggcggggggagaggacgggaacggcggggggcggggggagaggacgggagcgacgggcggggggagaggacgggagcgacgggcggggggagaggacgggagcgacgggcggggggagaggacgggagcgacgGGCGGGGGGAGAGGACGTGAGCGACGGGCGGGGGGAGAGGACGTGAGCGacggggggggagaggacgggagcgacgggggggagaggacgggagcgacggggggggagaggacgggagtgacgggggggagaggacgggagtgacgggggggagaggacgggagtgaTGGGGGGGAGAGGACAGGAGTGATGGGGGGAGAGGACAGGAGTGATGGGGGGAGAGGACAGGAGTTAGAGATGACAGTAAAGCAGCTACGGCTTGAGGTCCACAGTACaaatgggtggggaggggggaaggaaggaatgagTACTCTCCTCCCTGTGCTTTGACTAATTGT
This sequence is a window from Schistocerca nitens isolate TAMUIC-IGC-003100 chromosome 11, iqSchNite1.1, whole genome shotgun sequence. Protein-coding genes within it:
- the LOC126212951 gene encoding zinc finger protein 93-like isoform X2, giving the protein MDQEPATWIKNEETDEVKTELPFMAQVYPFSMNVKEELEEGANKEVETSTRYASDSARLTQCTGGSSGISCEETCHHRLVQDEFLIDMEKSTHKFGTNTEDMTVDKNCSVAMRYNCSTWEKELHVYSCNFCQQSFPSKYRFIKHVFIHIDGMLPPLYVCKWCGEVFHSNVSLKKHLRMSENYHFSTAGNHENYGYSDEHQSTSFSDSEPEVSVTELNKLNSYKETWKAANKSDNDIGNTLLTNDTEETNHYGTLSTTVNVSFQGNLLTANRTHKCDICGKSFSGAGNLKKHGLIHTGKKPHKCESCGKSFAFPSDLKQHVSFHTGKKSHKCDICGKSFVVSSDLKKHLLIHTGKKSHKCEICGKSFVLSSGLKTHILLHAGKKPHKCEICGHSFAGAGNLKKHGLIHTGKKPHKCVICDKSFTRSANLKVHTLIHTGKKPHKCDICGKYFAQSAYLKQHSLIHTGKKPHKCEICGKSFVLSSGLKTHILLHTGKKPYKCEICGQCFAGAGSLKKHGLIHTGEKPHKCEICGKSFTQSANLKAHTSIHTGKKPHKCDICGKSFAQSAYLKKHAFIHTGKKLKCEIYW
- the LOC126212951 gene encoding zinc finger protein 93-like isoform X1 — encoded protein: MDQEPATWIKNEETDEVKTELPFMAQVYPFSMNVKEELEEGANKESIEDPLGISWSTDFIKEDPELNLELSVADNIVETSTRYASDSARLTQCTGGSSGISCEETCHHRLVQDEFLIDMEKSTHKFGTNTEDMTVDKNCSVAMRYNCSTWEKELHVYSCNFCQQSFPSKYRFIKHVFIHIDGMLPPLYVCKWCGEVFHSNVSLKKHLRMSENYHFSTAGNHENYGYSDEHQSTSFSDSEPEVSVTELNKLNSYKETWKAANKSDNDIGNTLLTNDTEETNHYGTLSTTVNVSFQGNLLTANRTHKCDICGKSFSGAGNLKKHGLIHTGKKPHKCESCGKSFAFPSDLKQHVSFHTGKKSHKCDICGKSFVVSSDLKKHLLIHTGKKSHKCEICGKSFVLSSGLKTHILLHAGKKPHKCEICGHSFAGAGNLKKHGLIHTGKKPHKCVICDKSFTRSANLKVHTLIHTGKKPHKCDICGKYFAQSAYLKQHSLIHTGKKPHKCEICGKSFVLSSGLKTHILLHTGKKPYKCEICGQCFAGAGSLKKHGLIHTGEKPHKCEICGKSFTQSANLKAHTSIHTGKKPHKCDICGKSFAQSAYLKKHAFIHTGKKLKCEIYW
- the LOC126212951 gene encoding zinc finger protein 492-like isoform X3, which produces MDQEPATWIKNEETDEVKTELPFMAQVYPFSMNVKEELEEGANKESIEDPLGISWSTDFIKEDPELNLELSVADNIVETSTRYASDSARLTQCTGGSSGISCEETCHHRLVQDEFLIDMEKSTHKFGTNTEDMTVDKNCSVAMRYNCSTWEKELHVYSCNFCQQSFPSKYRFIKHVFIHIDGMLPPLYVCKWCGEVFHSNVSLKKHLRMSENYHFSTAGNHENYGYSDEHQSTSFSDSEPEVSVTELNKLNSYKETWKAANKSDNDIGNTLLTNDTEETNHYGTLSTTVNVSFQGNLLTANRTHKCDICGKSFSGAGNLKKHGLIHTGKKPHKCESCGKSFAFPSDLKQHVSFHTGKKSHKCDICGKSFVVSSDLKKHLLIHTGKKSHKCEICGKSFVLSSGLKTHILLHAGKKPHKCEICGHSFAGAGNLKKHGLIHTGKKPHKCEICGKSFTQSANLKAHTSIHTGKKPHKCDICGKSFAQSAYLKKHAFIHTGKKLKCEIYW
- the LOC126212951 gene encoding zinc finger protein 43-like isoform X4 — translated: MEKSTHKFGTNTEDMTVDKNCSVAMRYNCSTWEKELHVYSCNFCQQSFPSKYRFIKHVFIHIDGMLPPLYVCKWCGEVFHSNVSLKKHLRMSENYHFSTAGNHENYGYSDEHQSTSFSDSEPEVSVTELNKLNSYKETWKAANKSDNDIGNTLLTNDTEETNHYGTLSTTVNVSFQGNLLTANRTHKCDICGKSFSGAGNLKKHGLIHTGKKPHKCESCGKSFAFPSDLKQHVSFHTGKKSHKCDICGKSFVVSSDLKKHLLIHTGKKSHKCEICGKSFVLSSGLKTHILLHAGKKPHKCEICGHSFAGAGNLKKHGLIHTGKKPHKCVICDKSFTRSANLKVHTLIHTGKKPHKCDICGKYFAQSAYLKQHSLIHTGKKPHKCEICGKSFVLSSGLKTHILLHTGKKPYKCEICGQCFAGAGSLKKHGLIHTGEKPHKCEICGKSFTQSANLKAHTSIHTGKKPHKCDICGKSFAQSAYLKKHAFIHTGKKLKCEIYW